TGAAACTGGCCATGCTGAAAATGGCAACCTGACATGAAACTGGTCATGCTGGGGGGGACTTTCAATCCTCCTCATCTGGGACACTTTAAAATTGCAGAGGCTGTCCGCCTGGAATTCGCCTATGACAAGCTTGTTCTTGTTCCTTCCTATAAACCGGCACACAAGGATATTAAGGGGCATGTCAGCTTTCATGATCGGTTCAGGATGGTGGAACTATCCCTGGAGGATTGGGGAAATTCCTTTGTTTCTGACTGTGAATATCAACGGAAGGGTGTGTCCTACAGCATCGATACAATCCGGTATTTAAAAGAAAGATATACCCATGGCGAGAAGCCGGGTCTCATCATAGGTGATGATCTGGTCAGTGGATTTCATCGCTGGTATAAGGCAGAAACCCTGGCAGAAGAAGCAGATATCATCATATGTCACAGGGGAAATCCTGAAGATCTGGTTTTTCCCTTTCCCCATCGCTATTTCCAAAATTCAATTTATCAGGTCTCTTCTTCCGAAATAAGAAAAATCCTGGCTGCCAAGGGCAATGCTTCCGATTATCTTGCACCGGCGGTGCTGGAATATATCCGTAGGGAAGGTCTATATGGGGCTTGAACAGGATCTTCTCTCAGATGGTCCCGGGTTTCTCAGCCGCCGCCGCTGGGATCATTGCTTGAGAACTGCAGATTATGCGGTTTTTATGGCCCATCATTTTTCTATTGATCCGGAAAAAGTACGTCTGTCCGCACTGGCTCATGATCTTGCCAGGGAACAGAGGGCCGAAACGATACTTGAATGGGCTCTGCTTGATCAGGACGAGCTCTCTCCTTTTCATTTTTCTCATCCTGTCTTGCTTCATGGATTCGCATCCGCCTGGTACTTGAGAAAACATTACGGACAGGATGATCCTTCCATCTTAAATGCAGTCCGGTATCACACTACAGGACACCCGGTTCTGGATGGTCCAGGGTTGATCGTTTTTGCAGCAGATTACATGGAACCTGGAAGAAGCCATCTAACCGATCTTGATCGGGATGAGTTGCTGACACTGTCCCTGGAGGGCCTGGTATTGTCCATATTGGATTCCATGAATCTGTACCTTCTCAGAAAAAAGGCTGACCTCGCTCCAGACAGCAGGGAGTTGTACCAAATCCTGAAGAAAAGGTACAATGTGTGTCCATGAAAGACCGACGTGCACCCGATTTATCCCTGCTGCTTTTGATTCTTATTTTTCTCATTCTGGCAGGATTGTCACTTTATATTCTCCTCACTATGAAAATTGATGATTATAAGGAAATGATTAATGATCACAGGCTCATAAACACAGTTCTTATCATTGAGAAAGATGGACGTCCGATAGTGACGGAACTCTATTACTATCATCCTGAAACCAAGAAAGGAGCTCTTCTGAATATTCCGGAAGAGACGGGAGCTCTTATACGCTCTCTTAACAGAGTCGATAGAATTGATACCCTCTATAATTCCGAAGATCCTTCCTATTATCTGAATCAGATTGGCCTGCTCACAGGGATAGAACCGGATTTTTTTATACAGATCAAAACTAAAGCGCTAGTCAGTCTTGTTGATTATATTGAAGGGATTGAGATCTTTCTTCCAAATCCTGTGGAGGTTCTGAATGAAAACAGGAGAATCCTCCTTCCTTCGGGCAGTGTGAATCTTGATGGGGACAAGGCTCTGGATTACCTGATCTACAGAATTGACGGAGAGTCTTCTGACGAGAGGATCAAGCGGGAGCATGAACTGATCTTGGGAATTCTTAAGAAACTGAACCTGATGTACAGCCCCCGGTTTTCAGAATCCTTTATTGAATATATCTATCCTGAGATAAATACGAATCTTGATGATAAATCTTTAGATTCTTTCCTGCATGAGCTCGCGTCCCTTGAAGTCGATAGGGTTGTTTTTCAACAGGTTCTGGGGACAAGCCGGAAGGTAGATTCTCAAATTCTCTACTTTCCACACTATGATGGTAAGCTTTTACGTGAAACAGTAAAACAAATGCAGGATTCCCTCTCTGATTTCGATGTACTTAAGGATGAAAAACTGATATTGTCATTGGAAATCCAAAACGGAACATCGCGAAACGGTCTGGGGAGTAGAACGGCTCAGGTTTTTAAAAGTTACGGTTATGAAATCGCATCTGTCAAGAATGCCGATTCAAACCGATATGAAAATACGGTTATTCTGGATAAGAAAGGAGACCCGGCTGCGGCTCAAAGGGTTGCCAATCTCATCAAATGTCAAAGAATCTTTACGGATGTTGACCAGAATCGGGATGAAACAGTGGATATTATAATTATATTAGGAAAGGATTTTGATGGAAGATATGTTAAATAAAAAAGGGGCTGATCTCTGGAGCAGTGCTTTGAGTGCAGTACAAGAGGCGAAAGGTCTGAACCCTATTGTTCTCGATCTGGTGGGACATTGTTCCTGGACCGATTATATGATCATTGTAACGGCAACCAGCCGGGTACACCTCAGAGGAATTTATCAGAAAGTCCTGGATCTGTTAAAAGCGGATGAACATCTGTTTATACGTAACAGCAAAGGCACGAAAGATGAGAATCAGTGGATTCTTATGGATTGTGGTTCCCTCGTTATTCAGATAATGACTGCCGAAGCCCGGGAGTATTATGATCTGGAAGGTATCTGGTTTGAGTCAGAACTGATTTTCAAGGAAGAAGATTATTCTTCCATCTCTTCATCTTCTAACTGATCATAATCTTCCAATTCATCATTGTAGATGAATGGAAGAATCTTATCATCATCGTCCAGCACTCCTTCTTCATCATCCTGATCAATTTCTCTTTCAAGATGATCATCAATGTTTGACTGAGCGATACCGTCATCATACTCTTTGTCCATCTGTTCATCAAAAGCATCAATACCCTGTTCTAAGAGATCGTCTTCTTCTGCTGTGGTAAAATACATAAATGGCAAAACCGAAGCATCTTTCAAATCCGAGTCTGAATGAATCATGTAATAATCCTTGGAGGGCGGAAGTTCGTAGAAATTTAATATCATTTTTTGTTAATATTGCCAACCGTAGATATATAAATTAAAATGATTTTTATTATGAATGATGAGAATTTTAATGAATTAATGAAATTAGCCCTGAAAGAGGATCTCCAGGACATGGGAGATATCACATCCAGAGCTATATTTAATGACGACGAAACAATGACGGCTTTATTGAAAAGTAAGGATACAGGAATACTGGCGGGGATCTCCTTTTTTTCCCAGGTTTTTCTCAGTGTGGATTCACGGATAGAAGTCCGGAAAAAGATGGACGACGGGACTACTTTAAGACCGGGAGATATCGTAGCTACGGTAAGTGGCCCGGTCGCTGCCGTATTGGAAGCAGAAAGAACCGCCATCAACTTCCTTTCCTTTCTTTCTGGAATTGCCAGCTGTACGGCAGAGCATATAAAAGCCGCGGAGGACAAGGGGAATGTTGTCATTCTGGATACCAGAAAAACACTCCCGGGTTACAGATCCCTTTCCAAGTATGCCGTCAGGATGGGCGGAGGTCAGAATCACCGGATGGGACTGTATGATATGATCATGATCAAAGATAACCACATCGATGCTGCCGGCGGAATCAGCTCTGCTGTCTCACGAGTCAGGGATAAATGGGGTGATCACTACAGGATCGAGGTGGAATGCCGGACCCTTGAAGAGGTGAAAGAAGCATTGGATTGCCGTATCGATGTGATTATGCTTGATAATATGAGCCCTGAACTGACATCCCAGGCCGTTTCTCTCAGAAAAGGGAGTCTCGAGTTTGAAGCATCCGGGAATATGGATATTGAAAAAATAAAAAGATACAACAACACTGGTGTGGACTACATTTCTATTGGAAAACTGACCCATTCTGTGACGGCTTTCGACTTTTCTCTTGTGATGGAGTAGCTAGTGCCTGAAAACGATCAATTTGATGTTATTATCCTGGGGACTGGAATCTCTGGCCTGGCTTCGGCTATTACGGCCAGCGAA
The window above is part of the Oceanispirochaeta sp. genome. Proteins encoded here:
- the nadD gene encoding nicotinate (nicotinamide) nucleotide adenylyltransferase, which gives rise to MKLVMLGGTFNPPHLGHFKIAEAVRLEFAYDKLVLVPSYKPAHKDIKGHVSFHDRFRMVELSLEDWGNSFVSDCEYQRKGVSYSIDTIRYLKERYTHGEKPGLIIGDDLVSGFHRWYKAETLAEEADIIICHRGNPEDLVFPFPHRYFQNSIYQVSSSEIRKILAAKGNASDYLAPAVLEYIRREGLYGA
- the yqeK gene encoding bis(5'-nucleosyl)-tetraphosphatase (symmetrical) YqeK, encoding MGLEQDLLSDGPGFLSRRRWDHCLRTADYAVFMAHHFSIDPEKVRLSALAHDLAREQRAETILEWALLDQDELSPFHFSHPVLLHGFASAWYLRKHYGQDDPSILNAVRYHTTGHPVLDGPGLIVFAADYMEPGRSHLTDLDRDELLTLSLEGLVLSILDSMNLYLLRKKADLAPDSRELYQILKKRYNVCP
- a CDS encoding LCP family protein, whose translation is MKDRRAPDLSLLLLILIFLILAGLSLYILLTMKIDDYKEMINDHRLINTVLIIEKDGRPIVTELYYYHPETKKGALLNIPEETGALIRSLNRVDRIDTLYNSEDPSYYLNQIGLLTGIEPDFFIQIKTKALVSLVDYIEGIEIFLPNPVEVLNENRRILLPSGSVNLDGDKALDYLIYRIDGESSDERIKREHELILGILKKLNLMYSPRFSESFIEYIYPEINTNLDDKSLDSFLHELASLEVDRVVFQQVLGTSRKVDSQILYFPHYDGKLLRETVKQMQDSLSDFDVLKDEKLILSLEIQNGTSRNGLGSRTAQVFKSYGYEIASVKNADSNRYENTVILDKKGDPAAAQRVANLIKCQRIFTDVDQNRDETVDIIIILGKDFDGRYVK
- the rsfS gene encoding ribosome silencing factor — its product is MLNKKGADLWSSALSAVQEAKGLNPIVLDLVGHCSWTDYMIIVTATSRVHLRGIYQKVLDLLKADEHLFIRNSKGTKDENQWILMDCGSLVIQIMTAEAREYYDLEGIWFESELIFKEEDYSSISSSSN
- the nadC gene encoding carboxylating nicotinate-nucleotide diphosphorylase — its product is MNDENFNELMKLALKEDLQDMGDITSRAIFNDDETMTALLKSKDTGILAGISFFSQVFLSVDSRIEVRKKMDDGTTLRPGDIVATVSGPVAAVLEAERTAINFLSFLSGIASCTAEHIKAAEDKGNVVILDTRKTLPGYRSLSKYAVRMGGGQNHRMGLYDMIMIKDNHIDAAGGISSAVSRVRDKWGDHYRIEVECRTLEEVKEALDCRIDVIMLDNMSPELTSQAVSLRKGSLEFEASGNMDIEKIKRYNNTGVDYISIGKLTHSVTAFDFSLVME